The genomic DNA CCCACGAGGGGAGGGTGGCCCGAAGGGCCGGGTGGGGTCGGTTCATGCCGAGCTCCACGCCGGGCGACCCCACCCGATCCGCTGCGCGGATCGACCTCCCCTCAAGGGGAGGAAACCAACAATGGAGGGACAAAAGCATGGTCGGCGCATCGAAGTCGGAAACGGGAGGCGGCCCGATCCGCTACGGCATGGTCGGCGGCGGGCAGGGCGCCTTCATCGGCGCGGTGCACCGGATCGCGGCGCGCATGGACAATGACTTCGTGCTGGTGGCCGGCGCGCTGTCGTCGAATCCGGAACGGGCAAAGGCTTCGGCCGAAGAACTCGGGCTCGATCCGTCGCGCAGCTACGGCTCCTACGCCGAGATGGCCAAGGCCGAGGCCAAGCGGCCGGACGGCATCGAAGCGGTGGCGATCGTCACGCCCAACAACGTGCATGTGCCGGCGGCCAAGGCCTTTCTCGAGGCAGGCATCCACGTCATCTGCGACAAGCCGCTGGCGACTTCGCTCGCCGAAGCGAAGAAGCTCGCGACGCTGGTGGAAAAGACCGGCAAGGTGTTCGTGCTCACCCACAACTACACCGCCTATCCGATGATCCGCCAGGCGCGTGAGATGGTGGCCAAGGGCCAGCTTGGCGACATTCGCATCGTGCAGTCGGAATATCCGCAGGACTGGTTGACCGAGGACCTTGCCGCTACCGGCCAGAAGCAGGCCTCGTGGCGCTCGGACCCCAAGCAGGCCGGCGCCGGCGGCGCGCTCGGCGACATCGGCACGCATGCCTATAATCTTGCGCGTTTCGTTTCCGGCCTGGAGCTCGATTCGCTGTCGGCCGATCTCGATGCCTTCGTGCCGGGCCGGCAGCTCGACGACAATGTCAACGTCATGCTGCGCTTCAAGCCGGTCGGCAACAAGCATCCCGCCAAGGGCATGATCTGGGCCAGCCAAGTGGCGCCCGGCCACGAGAACGGGCTGAAGCTGCGCATCTACGGCTCGAAGGGCGGGCTCGAATGGGTGCAGGCCGACCCGAACTATCTGTGGTACACGCCGTTCGGCCAGCCGAAGCAGTTGCTGACCCGTGCCGGCGCCGGCGCGATGCCCGTGGCGGCGCGTGTAACGCGCGTGCCGTCCGGCCATCCGGAAGGCTATCTCGAAGGCTTCGCCAACATCTACCAGGAGGCCGCGCGGGCGATCCGGGCAGCACGGCGCAAAGGCGGCAAGCTGGCCAAGGATGTCGTCTTCCCGACGATCGCGGACGGCGTCGAAGGCATGGCCTTCATCGAGGCCTGTGTGAAGTCGTCGAAGAAGAATGGGGCGTGGACGAAGCTCTAGGGGTGACGATATTCAGGTGAGGCCGGCCTGCAAACGGCGGCTTCCTGCGCTTCCGGTGCTCACGTACTTCAAGTACGCTCCGCTCCGGTTCTCGGAATCCGCCATTTTCGGCTCGGCCTGACCTGAATCTCATCACCCCTCGTTCGAAGGTGATGAGGGAGAGGGGATGTCGATGAAGATCGGCATGTGCATGTTCCTGTGGACCACCAGCGTCTCGACGAAGCATGAGGCGCTGCTGAAGGACATCAAAGCAACCGGCTTCGACGGCGTCGAGATCCCGGTCTTCGCGGGCGGGCCTGACGACTACAAAAAGCTCGGCGAGATGCTCGACCGCATCGGCCTGGAACGCACCGCGGTCTCGGCCATGGGCGATCCGGCGATGAACCTGATCTCGCCCGATGCCGCGACGCGCAAGGCCGGTATCGACTACATGAAATGGGCGATCGACTGCAGCGCGGCGCTTGGCGCGAACCGGCTGAGCGGCCCGCTGCACTCGACGCTGGGCGCCTTCTCCGGCAGCGGGCCGACAGCGGCCGAGAAGCAGCGTTCGATCGCCTCGCAGCGCGCCATCGGCGACCATGCCGGCAAGAAGGGCGTCACCGTTGGGCTGGAAGCGCTCAACCGCTTCGAATGCTACCTGGTGAACACGATGGACGATCTGTCGGAGCATATCGACGCGATCGACCGGCCTCACGTCAAGGCGATGTACGACACCTTCCACGCCAATATCGAGGAAGCCGATCCGATCGGCGCCTATACGCGCAATCGCAGGAACATTGTTCATATCCATATTTCGGAGAATGACCGCGGCGTGCCGGGGCGCGGCCACGTCCCCTGGAAGGAGACTTTTTCAGCCATCCGCAAGAGCGGCTATGACGACTGGCTGACGATTGAATCGTTTGGACGCTCGCTGAAGGACTTGGCAGCGGCGACGAAGGTGTGGCGCGATTTCGCCGAGAGCCCCGAGGCGGTGTACCGCGAAGGGTATAGGCATATCAGGGATGGGTGGAGGAAGGCGGCTTAGAGGCCCTGCGCCTAGTCCAACTTCTATTTGCGTTCGCAACGGTTGCCAGGTGGTTCCCCCACTCCGTCTCGGCTTCGCCGAGCCACCTCTCCCCCCTCCGGAGGGAGAGGAAAGGGAGCCTCGTGGCTCGGGAGAGGAAGAAAGCCTCGGCCTAGACCGTGATGGCGTTTCGTTGAATCGCCACCACAATCTAAATCTTTGTTGGAGCATGATCTTTCTCCGAAAACCGGTTCCCACTTTTCGGGATCATGCTCTAGGAGGACAGGCGTCGGCTCGGACAGCCTGGCGCCTTTCCTCTACCCCGTCGATCGGGGGAGAGGTGTCGAGCGCAGCTCGACGGAGTGGGGGTCGACCCTTGGCTCGGCGCTGCACGATGCCTGCGCCTATGGTTCACAAGGTTATCCCTGCGCGGCCTGCAGCCGGTTGTAGTCATGCAGCGTGCGGCTCAGCCGCCTGCGCAGGAAGTTCGAGATGTTGTCGAAGATGAAGACGACGAGCAGCGTCAACAGCACCATGTAGAAGACGTTCGCCCAGTTAGAATTGGTGCGCATCGCTTCCCAAAGCTTCAAGCCGATGCCGCCGGCGCCGACGGCGCCGATGATGGTCGCGCCGCGGGTGTTCGATTCCCACTGGTAGAGTGTCTGGCTGATGAAGATCGGCACCACCTCCGGCAGCACGCCGTAGCGCTGCACGAGCAGGCCGTTGGCGCCGGTCGACAGCACGCCTTCGCGCGGCTTGTCGTCGATGTTCTCCAGCGCCTCGGAATAGGTTTTGCCGAGCGTGCCGATCTCGGTGAAGAAGATGGCGGCGCTGCCGGCGAGCGGGCCGGGGCCGAAGGCGCGGGTGAAGAACAGCGCCCAGATCAGCATGTCGACCGAGCGCATGAAATCGAAGAAGCGCTTCAGGACCTGGCTGAGCAGGCCGCTCGGCGTGATGTTGCGGGCGGCGAAGAAGGCCAGCGGGAAGGCGACGATGCCGCCGAGCAGCGTGCCGAGGAACGCCATGACGATGGTCTGCAAGAGCTTCGTCCAGACGTCGCCATGCTGCCACTGCGCGTTGTTCCAGATGTTGTCGGCGGCTAAAGCCAGGTTCGACGTGCCGGGCTTGAGCTCAGGCCCCGAAAGGATCAGCGAAAACACCTCGCCGGCCGACTTGCCGAAGAAGGGCGAGCGGGTGTCGAAGACGAAATTCGCCCAGCCAAGGAAGCGCTTGCGCACCTTGACGCGGTCGACGGTGATGCGCACCTCGCCGGCAAAGCCCATCTTGGCGACGACCTCGTCATCATGCACGGTCACCCAGTCCGGCACCGGGCCGGACACCTGCGGCTTGCCGCTGGTGAGCGACACAGGCACCCTCTGGCCATTGGCGACGATTGTCGCCCTGGTCTTGTCGAAGATGACGGACTTTGCATTGCCGTCGATCTGCACGGTGAAGGTGCCGTCGGGATTCCTGATCACCCAGTCCGGATTGGGGTTCTCGCCAAGCGCGGAAAAGCGCGGATACTTCGGCGTGATCTGTGGCTGGTCGAGGCGGAATTCCGGCTGCAGGTCGTAGCTGATCCATTGCGACAGGAAGAGCGGCAGGCGCTCCCAATGCGATTCTTTCAGCACCTGCGGCAGGCTGAAGAACCACAAGGCATAGGCGAGATAGAGCACCGTGCCCGCGATCAGCAGCAGCGGCCAGAAGCGCCTGTAGGCCGGCCGCTGGAATATCTGCGGGTGGCGTTCCTCGATGGCCCTGATTTCGTCGACTGTCATAGCCATGGTCAAGCAGCGCTCATCAGGAAGGCCTGCTCGCCGACCAGTTTGCGGCGCAGCCAGGCGGAGAACTGGTCGACGAGGAAGATGGTGACAAAGAGCAGCAGCACCAGCGCCAACGTCTTGGCGCCGAAGCCGCGCGAGATCGAAAGCTTCAGCTCCTCGCCGATGCCACCGCCGCCGACGGCGCCCATGATGGTCGAGATGCGCACGTTGATCTCGATCCTGAGCAGCGTGTAGGACATGAAATTGGGCAGCACCTGCGGCAGGTCGGCGAAGCGCACGCGCTCGATCCAGTTGGCGCCGACCGCGCGCAGACCCTCCTCGGGACGCATGTCGATGTTCTCGTTGATCTCGTAGAACAGCTTGCCCAGCGCGCCGATCGAATGCAGGCCGATGGCGATGATGGCGGCGACCGGACCGATCGAGACGATGGCTGCGAACAGCCCGGCGATGACGATCTCCGGGAAAGCGCGCAGCAGTTCCATGAAACGCTTGACGACGAGCCGCAGGATCGGGCTCGGCGTCAGGTTGCGCGCGGCGATGAAGGAGAAGGGAACGGCAAAGACGAAGCCGATAAAGGTCGAGACCAGCGCCACGTTGACGGTGGTCAGCATCAGCTCGAAATATTCGGGGATGTAGATGCCGCCCCAGATGTAGACGCGGCCGAGCGGGAAGTTGAATTCCTGCGTGCCCTTGTCATGCGGCGAGGCGATGTCGAACAGCGCCCGCCAGACGTCGTTCCAGTCCTTCGGGATCAGCCAGCTCAGGAAATCCAGGATATGCGGCAGCCGGTCGAAGAAATGGCCGGCATTGGCCTCGTCGGCGAACCACATCGTCGCGAACATGGCGACAAGCAGCAGGCCGGCGCCTAGCGCGGTGTAGAAGCGGCGAAGCGAGGTCTGGCGCCGCCAGGCGTCCGCCTGCTGCCGGGTTGCTTCGGAGTGGATTGTCGCTGAGGCTGTCATGATCGGAGCATGCAAAAAGGGCGGCGTTTCAAAACGCCGCCCTTTCTTCCTGATGCCGTCAGCCGCCGATCGCGGCTTTGCGGGCCTCGACGATGACTTTGTAGAAGTCCGGCTTCACCGGGACATAGCCGGTGAAATCGCCGCCCTCGACGCCCTCGAAGCAGGGCTTGTCCTTGCCCGGGAGGGCGGTGAAGAAGTCGGTGAGCTTGGCAGTCATGTCGGCGCCGATCGCTGTGCGGACAACCAGCGGGCCGTTCGGGATCAGGCCCGAGCGCCAGACTTCGACGAAGTCGTTCGGGTCGACGGCGCCCTTGGCGACTTCCTTGTGGAAGGTGCCGGAGGTGTAGCCGTTCTTGAAGTCGCCGATGCCGGAGGAATCGTCCACCGCCACGTCGACCTTGCCGTCGCGAACGGCCAGAACGTTGTTCTCATGGCCGCCATTGAACTGGGTCGAGGCGAAATAGGTCTCGTTGGAGGCGCCGGTGTCCTTCGGAATCTGGGTCAGCGGGATCAGATAGCCCGAAGTCGAATCCGGATCGGCATAGCCGAGCTTCTTGCCCTTGGCCGACTTGATGTCGGTGATGCCGGAAGTCTTCAGCGCCAGGCCGATCGAATAGTAGCCGGTCGAGCCATCGGTCTGCTTGGTGGTGAGGATCGGGGTGACCGCGTTCGGGTCCTTGAGGTAGACGCTGGCATAGCCGGACGCGCCGAGCTCGGCGAAGTCGAGCGTGCCGCCGAGCAGACCCTGGATGACGCCGTCATAGTCGGCGGCCGGGAACAGCGACACCTTCTCGAAGCCGAATTCGGCCTTGAGGTGGTCGGCAAGGCACTGGTAGTTGCGCAGGCGGTCGGTCTCGTTCTCACCGCCGAGGATGCCGACGCGGAACTCCTTGATGTCGGCGGCGTGAGCGGCGCTTGCCGCCATGGCCAGCATCGATACGGCGCCAAAAACCATTTTCCTGAACATTTTGATCTCTCTCCTGTTGCTCCGGCTGCGCGCCGGTGACGTTCGAATTTTTGAGTTTTGCCTTTGACGCGGACGGGCGATCCGGGTTGCTCTTTGCCGAAATCCACGATTTGCCCGGAGCGGCTACAGCCCGGGCAATGGACTCAGTAGCCAGGGAAGGCCGGTTCGAGCGGTCCGGCGGATGCGGTGATCTTCGGCTTGACGGTGACGCTGGTCGACGTGATCGCCTCGGAGATCTCGACGCCGTTGGCATCGGCGCCATAGACGGTGCGCACGGCGTCGCGGTCGAGATCCTCGGGCGCGCCGTCGAACACGACCTTGCCGGCGGCCATGCCGATGATGCGGGTGCAGTAGGCGCGGGCGGTGTCCAGCGTATGCAGGTTGGTGACGACGGTGATGCCTTCGCGCAGGTTGATGTCGCGCAGCGAATCCATGACCACCTTGGCGTTGAGCGGGTCGAGCGAGGCGATCGGCTCGTCGGCCAGAAGCACCTTCGGCTGCTGCATCATGGCGCGCGCGATCGCCACGCGCTGCTGCTGGCCGCCGGAAAGCGTGCCGGCCGGCTGCAGCGCGGTGCGGGCGATGTCGAGGCGCTCGAGAGCCGCCACCGCCTCCGCGCATTCGGTGCGCGAGAACATGCCGAGCAGGTTGGAAAGCGTCGAGCGATGGTTGAGGCGGCCGAGCAGAACGTTGGTCAGGACGTCGAGGCGCGGCACGAGGTTGAACTGCTGGAAGATCATGGCGCAGTCGCGCTGCCAGCGGCGCAGCGGCGAGCCCTGCAGGCGGGAAACGTCGGAGCCGTCAAAAAAAATCGATCCCTGGCTGGGATCGATGAGACGGTTGATCATGCGCAATAACGTCGACTTGCCGGCGCCGGAACGGCCGATGATGCCGACCATCTGGCCCTGCGGGATCGATACGTTGATGTCGCTGACCGCGGTGTTCTTGCCAAATCGTCGGGTTACGCCGCGGATTTCCAACGTGGCCGATGATGCTGACATGGCAAGACTCCGGTACGTCGCAGTTTTGAAGGTCCGTTAACCTTCGCTAGCGCAGCCCCATGAAGCTGGGGTGTCGGATTGATGTCAGTTTTGTTACGACCCACAGGCAGGAATCGTCGTTTATGCACGTCGTTGTCCCAAAACCGCTGGGCACCTTTGGGCGACATGCACGGGCTCATCCAAGGACCAGCAATTCCTCGAAGTGCTTCATGTCCTTGAAGCTGCAGAAGGCCGGCGGGCGCAATTCGATCACTGGAGCCTCGCGGTCGAGGAACGACAGGCAGTCGTCGAACAGGTCCTGCCAGGCTGACACTCGTTCGTCGGCGAGGCGGCGGATCTGGTAAGCGAAGGTGATGTGGAAGATGTAGCTGTCGTGGTCGGGGTGACGATAGCCGAACGGCACCGACAGCGCGTCACGCCATGCCTTGAGGATAGCACGGTCCTCTTCCGTGGCACCGGCGACCGTCAGGCCGTTTGGCGTGACGCCGATGGCCTTGATCCTGAATGCACCGTTGCCCTCGAAGCCCTGCAGCCGCTCCAGATAGAGGCGAGTGATGTCGTCGATGCTGGTGTTCAACGGCACATCGGAAGGCCAGTAGGGAAGGCGGCGCCGGTATTCTATGATGCCCTGGAACAGGGTCATATGCAGGCTGGAGATCGGCGTGAAGGCGAGGCGATCGGCGTCGGGCATGGAGAGGATACGCTCGCGCACCGCGATGATTGCGGCTTCGGATGGCGAGCCCTCGACGAGGTGGCTGACAACGGTGTTGCCCGGCTCGAAAAGGAAATTGCCCGATGTGTCATAGCGGGTGCCGAGATGCATCGGCGGCATCGGGTTGGTGCCTTCGAAGAAGGAGGCAAGCGAGGGTCTGACTTTGTCGAGCATGGCGATCTCCCTGGGGGAGATCGCCTCTGCCCGAGTCGTGTGTCAAGGATGTGAATGGTGAAGGCTTCCCCAGCCCGAACCTTGTTGTCCGCCATTCACTATTGACCATTCACGAGATTCAGCCGCCATACTTTTCCAGGAAAGCCTCGGCCTCCAACTCGCGAAAATCGTCGAGCGCGGCGCGCAGCCGGGCATGGTCCCAATCCCACCAGGCGAGCGCCTGGTAGCGCTCGGCGGTGCGGCGGTCGAAACGCTCGCGGATCGGTTTTGCCGGCACGCCGGCGACGATCGTGTAGGGCGCGACATCCTTCGACACCACGGCACCGGCGCCGACCGCCGCGCCATCGCCGACGGTCACGCCGGGCAGCACGGTCGAGCCATGGCCGAGCCAGGTGTCGTGGCCGATGGTGACGCGCTTGGCGCGGCGCTGGGCAAAGAACTCGCTCTCATGCTCGGCGTCGTCCCAATAGTCCGAGGCACGGTAGGTGAAGTGGTGCAGCGTCGGCCGCCAAGTCGGATGATTGGTGGCGTTGAGGCGAACGCTTGCCGCGATGTTCGAAAACTTGCCGATGGTTGCGCACCAGACAGCGCAGTCCTGCATCATGTAGGAGTAGTCGCCGAGCTCGCTTTCAGAGACACGGCTGCGCTCGGCGATCTCGGTCCAGCGGCCGAGCTTCGAGTTCTCGACTTGCGCCGTCTCGTGGACCAGCGGCGTCTCCGAAAGCTTTCTCATGCGGCGATCTTTCCGGCGGCGAAGGCGGTGACGTCGATGACGCGGTCGGCCACCGCGTCGCGCACATCCAGGTCGTGGAAGATGCCGAGCAGGGCGACGCCCGCCGCCTTCTTGGCGGCGACGAGTTCGACCACGACGTCGCGGTTTTTGGCGTCGAGCGAAGCTGTCGGCTCGTCGAGCAGCAGGATAGGATGCTCGGTGATGAAGCCGCGCGCGATGTTGACGCGCTGCTGCTCGCCACCGGAGAAGGTCGCCGGCGGCAGCGCCCAGAGTTTTTCCGGGAGGTTGAGCTGCGCCAACAGGAAACGAGCCTTCGCCCGCGCGCCTTCCCTGTCCTCACCGCGCTCGACCAGCGGCTCGGCGACGACATCGAGCGCCGAGACGCGCGGCACGGTGCGCAGGAACTGGCTGACATAGCCGATGGTGTGGCGGCGCACGGCAAGCACGGTGCGCGGACTGGCGGAGGCGAGGTCGATCAGGCCGTCTCCATGCTGGACGATGATCTGGCCTTCATCGACGGCGTAATTGCCGTAGAGCATCTTCAGGATCGAGCTTTTTCCGGCGCCCGACGGGCCGCCAAGCACCGCGCATTCGCCGGCACGGATCGAGAAGGAGACGCCCGCCACCACCGGCAGCCTGACGCCGTCGCGCAGGTGCATGGTGAAGCTTTTCGCGACATCGGAAACGACGAGAGGGGTGGGCATTAGAAAGTGCTCCTTTCGCTGTTTGCGTGGTGGCTGAAGTACCCCCGCCCGGACCTTCGGTCCGACCTCCCCACAAGGGGGAGGTAGGGCGCCGGCGCTTTACCCTCCCCTTGTGGGGAGGGTCGCTGCGAAGCAGCGGGGTGGGGGTAGGTGCGGGGGAAATGTGTTCCATCATCACACCTGTAAAATCGAAGACACGAGCAACTGCGTGTACGGCGCGCGCGGGTCGTCGAGCACGCGGTCGGTGAGTCCGCTTTCGACGACACGGCCATCCTTCATCACCATCATGCGCTGCGAGAGAAGCCGCGCCACGGCGAGGTCGTGGGTGACGACGATCGCCGCCAGGCCAAGGTCGGTGACCAGGCCGCGCAACAGGTCGAGCAGGCGCGCCTGCACCGAAACGTCGAGACCGCCGGTCGGCTCGTCCATGAACACCAGCCGCGGTCCGGTCACCAGGTTGCGGGCGATCTGGAGGCGCTGGCGCATGCCGCCGGAAAAGGCGCGGGGCTCGTCGTCGATGCGGTCCTCGTCGATCTCGACGCGGGAGAGCCAGTCGACAGCGGTGGCGCGGATCCTGCCGTAGTGGCGGTCGCCCACGGCCATCAGCCGCTCGCCGACATTGGCGCCGGCCGACACCGTCATGCGCAGGCCGTCCGCCGGGTTCTGGTGGACAAAGCCCCAGTCGGTGCGCATCAGGAAGCGGCGCTCGGCCTCGCTCATGCGGTAGAGCTCGCGCCATTGGCCATCGCGCATGCGGTAGCTTGCCGTGCCGGAAGAAGGCAACAGCCGGGTCGACAGGCAGTTGAGCAGCGTCGTCTTGCCCGAGCCGGATTCGCCGACCACCGCCAGAACCTCGCCCGGCCAGAGGTCGAAGGAGATGTTCTCGCAGCCGACGCGCGAGCCGTAGAATTTGGAAAGTGCGGAGACGCGCAGCAGCGGTTCGTCGGTCATTCGGCCTCCTTACCCTCCCCCTTGTGGGGAGGGTCGGCGCGCAGCGCCGGGGTGAGGGTTGCGGGGGTTGTCGCCAAGTCACCCGCGCCTTCGGCGCGACCTCCCCACAAGGGGGAGGTAGGGTCGCTGCGGCGCTTCTCGCAGTGGTCGGTGTCCGAGCAGACGAACATGTGGCCGCCATGGTCGTCGAGGATGACCTCGTCGAGATAGACGTTCTCGGCGCCGCACAGCGCGCAGGGCTGGTCGAAGGTCTGCACCTCGAACGGGTGGTCCTCGAAATCGAGGCTGACGACGTCGGTGAAGGGCGGCACCGCGTAGATGCGCTTCTCGCGGCCGGCGCCGAAGAGCTGCAAGGCCGGCGAGCGATGCATCTTCGGATTGTCGAATTTCGGGGTCGGCGACGGGTCCATCACATAGCGGCCCTCGACCTTGACCGGATAAGCGTAGGTGGTGGCGATGCGGCCGTGCCTGGCGATGTCCTCATAGAGCTTCACATGCATGAGGCCGTATTCCTCCAGCGCATGCATTTTTCGCGTTTCGGTCTCGCGCGGCTCGAGGAAGCGCAGCGGCTCGGGGATCGGCACCTGGAAGACCAGCACCTGGCCCGCCGTCAGCGGATGCTCCGGGATACGGTGGCGGGTCTGGATGATGGTCGCCTTCGCCGTCTCGGTGGTGACGGCGACATTGGCGACCTTCTTGAAGAAGGCACGGATCGAGACGGCGTTGGTGGTGTCGTCGGCGCCCTGGTCGATGACCTTGAGCACGTCATCCGGGCCGATGATCGAAGCGGTGACCTGCACGCCGCCGGTGCCCCAGCCGTAAGGCATCGGCATCTCTCGCGAGGCGAAGGGCACCTGGTAGCCGGGAATGGCGATGCCTTTCAGGATGGCACGGC from Mesorhizobium sp. M1E.F.Ca.ET.045.02.1.1 includes the following:
- a CDS encoding Gfo/Idh/MocA family oxidoreductase, with amino-acid sequence MVGASKSETGGGPIRYGMVGGGQGAFIGAVHRIAARMDNDFVLVAGALSSNPERAKASAEELGLDPSRSYGSYAEMAKAEAKRPDGIEAVAIVTPNNVHVPAAKAFLEAGIHVICDKPLATSLAEAKKLATLVEKTGKVFVLTHNYTAYPMIRQAREMVAKGQLGDIRIVQSEYPQDWLTEDLAATGQKQASWRSDPKQAGAGGALGDIGTHAYNLARFVSGLELDSLSADLDAFVPGRQLDDNVNVMLRFKPVGNKHPAKGMIWASQVAPGHENGLKLRIYGSKGGLEWVQADPNYLWYTPFGQPKQLLTRAGAGAMPVAARVTRVPSGHPEGYLEGFANIYQEAARAIRAARRKGGKLAKDVVFPTIADGVEGMAFIEACVKSSKKNGAWTKL
- a CDS encoding DUF1868 domain-containing protein, with product MLDKVRPSLASFFEGTNPMPPMHLGTRYDTSGNFLFEPGNTVVSHLVEGSPSEAAIIAVRERILSMPDADRLAFTPISSLHMTLFQGIIEYRRRLPYWPSDVPLNTSIDDITRLYLERLQGFEGNGAFRIKAIGVTPNGLTVAGATEEDRAILKAWRDALSVPFGYRHPDHDSYIFHITFAYQIRRLADERVSAWQDLFDDCLSFLDREAPVIELRPPAFCSFKDMKHFEELLVLG
- the phnK gene encoding phosphonate C-P lyase system protein PhnK, with amino-acid sequence MTDEPLLRVSALSKFYGSRVGCENISFDLWPGEVLAVVGESGSGKTTLLNCLSTRLLPSSGTASYRMRDGQWRELYRMSEAERRFLMRTDWGFVHQNPADGLRMTVSAGANVGERLMAVGDRHYGRIRATAVDWLSRVEIDEDRIDDEPRAFSGGMRQRLQIARNLVTGPRLVFMDEPTGGLDVSVQARLLDLLRGLVTDLGLAAIVVTHDLAVARLLSQRMMVMKDGRVVESGLTDRVLDDPRAPYTQLLVSSILQV
- a CDS encoding sugar phosphate isomerase/epimerase; this translates as MKIGMCMFLWTTSVSTKHEALLKDIKATGFDGVEIPVFAGGPDDYKKLGEMLDRIGLERTAVSAMGDPAMNLISPDAATRKAGIDYMKWAIDCSAALGANRLSGPLHSTLGAFSGSGPTAAEKQRSIASQRAIGDHAGKKGVTVGLEALNRFECYLVNTMDDLSEHIDAIDRPHVKAMYDTFHANIEEADPIGAYTRNRRNIVHIHISENDRGVPGRGHVPWKETFSAIRKSGYDDWLTIESFGRSLKDLAAATKVWRDFAESPEAVYREGYRHIRDGWRKAA
- the phnL gene encoding phosphonate C-P lyase system protein PhnL, with amino-acid sequence MPTPLVVSDVAKSFTMHLRDGVRLPVVAGVSFSIRAGECAVLGGPSGAGKSSILKMLYGNYAVDEGQIIVQHGDGLIDLASASPRTVLAVRRHTIGYVSQFLRTVPRVSALDVVAEPLVERGEDREGARAKARFLLAQLNLPEKLWALPPATFSGGEQQRVNIARGFITEHPILLLDEPTASLDAKNRDVVVELVAAKKAAGVALLGIFHDLDVRDAVADRVIDVTAFAAGKIAA
- the phnC gene encoding phosphonate ABC transporter ATP-binding protein; amino-acid sequence: MSASSATLEIRGVTRRFGKNTAVSDINVSIPQGQMVGIIGRSGAGKSTLLRMINRLIDPSQGSIFFDGSDVSRLQGSPLRRWQRDCAMIFQQFNLVPRLDVLTNVLLGRLNHRSTLSNLLGMFSRTECAEAVAALERLDIARTALQPAGTLSGGQQQRVAIARAMMQQPKVLLADEPIASLDPLNAKVVMDSLRDINLREGITVVTNLHTLDTARAYCTRIIGMAAGKVVFDGAPEDLDRDAVRTVYGADANGVEISEAITSTSVTVKPKITASAGPLEPAFPGY
- a CDS encoding DapH/DapD/GlmU-related protein, with product MRKLSETPLVHETAQVENSKLGRWTEIAERSRVSESELGDYSYMMQDCAVWCATIGKFSNIAASVRLNATNHPTWRPTLHHFTYRASDYWDDAEHESEFFAQRRAKRVTIGHDTWLGHGSTVLPGVTVGDGAAVGAGAVVSKDVAPYTIVAGVPAKPIRERFDRRTAERYQALAWWDWDHARLRAALDDFRELEAEAFLEKYGG
- the phnE gene encoding phosphonate ABC transporter, permease protein PhnE; the protein is MTASATIHSEATRQQADAWRRQTSLRRFYTALGAGLLLVAMFATMWFADEANAGHFFDRLPHILDFLSWLIPKDWNDVWRALFDIASPHDKGTQEFNFPLGRVYIWGGIYIPEYFELMLTTVNVALVSTFIGFVFAVPFSFIAARNLTPSPILRLVVKRFMELLRAFPEIVIAGLFAAIVSIGPVAAIIAIGLHSIGALGKLFYEINENIDMRPEEGLRAVGANWIERVRFADLPQVLPNFMSYTLLRIEINVRISTIMGAVGGGGIGEELKLSISRGFGAKTLALVLLLFVTIFLVDQFSAWLRRKLVGEQAFLMSAA
- the phnE gene encoding phosphonate ABC transporter, permease protein PhnE, yielding MTVDEIRAIEERHPQIFQRPAYRRFWPLLLIAGTVLYLAYALWFFSLPQVLKESHWERLPLFLSQWISYDLQPEFRLDQPQITPKYPRFSALGENPNPDWVIRNPDGTFTVQIDGNAKSVIFDKTRATIVANGQRVPVSLTSGKPQVSGPVPDWVTVHDDEVVAKMGFAGEVRITVDRVKVRKRFLGWANFVFDTRSPFFGKSAGEVFSLILSGPELKPGTSNLALAADNIWNNAQWQHGDVWTKLLQTIVMAFLGTLLGGIVAFPLAFFAARNITPSGLLSQVLKRFFDFMRSVDMLIWALFFTRAFGPGPLAGSAAIFFTEIGTLGKTYSEALENIDDKPREGVLSTGANGLLVQRYGVLPEVVPIFISQTLYQWESNTRGATIIGAVGAGGIGLKLWEAMRTNSNWANVFYMVLLTLLVVFIFDNISNFLRRRLSRTLHDYNRLQAAQG
- a CDS encoding alpha-D-ribose 1-methylphosphonate 5-phosphate C-P-lyase PhnJ, coding for MTDIATYNFAYLDEQTKRMIRRAILKGIAIPGYQVPFASREMPMPYGWGTGGVQVTASIIGPDDVLKVIDQGADDTTNAVSIRAFFKKVANVAVTTETAKATIIQTRHRIPEHPLTAGQVLVFQVPIPEPLRFLEPRETETRKMHALEEYGLMHVKLYEDIARHGRIATTYAYPVKVEGRYVMDPSPTPKFDNPKMHRSPALQLFGAGREKRIYAVPPFTDVVSLDFEDHPFEVQTFDQPCALCGAENVYLDEVILDDHGGHMFVCSDTDHCEKRRSDPTSPLWGGRAEGAGDLATTPATLTPALRADPPHKGEGKEAE
- the phnD gene encoding phosphonate ABC transporter substrate-binding protein; this translates as MFRKMVFGAVSMLAMAASAAHAADIKEFRVGILGGENETDRLRNYQCLADHLKAEFGFEKVSLFPAADYDGVIQGLLGGTLDFAELGASGYASVYLKDPNAVTPILTTKQTDGSTGYYSIGLALKTSGITDIKSAKGKKLGYADPDSTSGYLIPLTQIPKDTGASNETYFASTQFNGGHENNVLAVRDGKVDVAVDDSSGIGDFKNGYTSGTFHKEVAKGAVDPNDFVEVWRSGLIPNGPLVVRTAIGADMTAKLTDFFTALPGKDKPCFEGVEGGDFTGYVPVKPDFYKVIVEARKAAIGG